The Sebastes fasciatus isolate fSebFas1 chromosome 13, fSebFas1.pri, whole genome shotgun sequence genome includes a region encoding these proteins:
- the nme3 gene encoding nucleoside diphosphate kinase 3 isoform X2 translates to MICLFLSILSYYFQSGWTGVNERTFIAVKPDGVQRRLVGEIVRRFEKRGFKLVGLKLVQASEGLLREHYWELRSKPFFRALMSYMSSGPVVAMVWEGLDVVKTARKMLGETNPADSHPGTVRGDYCVEVGRNVIHGSDSVESAQKEISLWFRQNELHCWEDSSSHWIYD, encoded by the exons ATGATCTGCCTGTTTCTGTCTATACTCTCTTACTACTTCCAGTCAG GCTGGACCGGCGTGAATGAGCGCACCTTCATCGCCGTAAAACCTGATGGCGTGCAGCGGAGACTGGTTGGAGAAATCGTGCGTCGCTTTGAGAAGAGAGGGTTCAAACTGGTGGGCCTCAAACTTGTGCAG GCGTCTGAGGGTCTTCTGAGGGAACACTACTGGGAACTGAGGAGTAAGCCTTTCTTCAGGGCACTGATGAGCTACATGAGCTCTGGACCAGTTGTAGCAATG GTGTGGGAGGGTTTGGACGTGGTCAAGACTGCACGTAAGATGTTGGGAGAGACCAACCCTGCTGACTCGCACCCTGGAACAGTCCGAGGAGATTACTGTGTGGAAGTGGGCAG GAACGTGATCCACGGCAGCGACTCCGTGGAGAGCGCCCAGAAGGAAATCTCTCTGTGGTTCCGACAGAACGAACTTCACTGCTGGGAGGACAGCAGCAGCCACTGGATCTACGACTGA
- the nme3 gene encoding nucleoside diphosphate kinase 3 isoform X1, which yields MGPRKRSQRDLHGLEDLMVKHARIEESGWTGVNERTFIAVKPDGVQRRLVGEIVRRFEKRGFKLVGLKLVQASEGLLREHYWELRSKPFFRALMSYMSSGPVVAMVWEGLDVVKTARKMLGETNPADSHPGTVRGDYCVEVGRNVIHGSDSVESAQKEISLWFRQNELHCWEDSSSHWIYD from the exons ATGGGGCCTAGGAAAAGGTCACAGAGAGATCTGCATGGACTTGAAGATCTGATGGTTAAACATGCACGGATTGAAGAATCTG GCTGGACCGGCGTGAATGAGCGCACCTTCATCGCCGTAAAACCTGATGGCGTGCAGCGGAGACTGGTTGGAGAAATCGTGCGTCGCTTTGAGAAGAGAGGGTTCAAACTGGTGGGCCTCAAACTTGTGCAG GCGTCTGAGGGTCTTCTGAGGGAACACTACTGGGAACTGAGGAGTAAGCCTTTCTTCAGGGCACTGATGAGCTACATGAGCTCTGGACCAGTTGTAGCAATG GTGTGGGAGGGTTTGGACGTGGTCAAGACTGCACGTAAGATGTTGGGAGAGACCAACCCTGCTGACTCGCACCCTGGAACAGTCCGAGGAGATTACTGTGTGGAAGTGGGCAG GAACGTGATCCACGGCAGCGACTCCGTGGAGAGCGCCCAGAAGGAAATCTCTCTGTGGTTCCGACAGAACGAACTTCACTGCTGGGAGGACAGCAGCAGCCACTGGATCTACGACTGA
- the mrps34 gene encoding small ribosomal subunit protein mS34, which yields MVKKRRLRFIAEMARKIRAYRELKSRPRESQKYALDYETMKRPHTGKMLPVLAWQDVRRESRLFSLLSGMRMFGVGRLFTRKSWLEDQPEPSYWQITKVKLDYTAENMDHGKAWGILNNKGNQESEVKEVDKVMYHDWRLVPKHMEQQFKDFQPLPEPPVRYVPYPPLLRAMMLAQHKKAVGTVVAEEPALPLKRDVLLNKDYFHKREQETEGTAV from the exons ATGGTGAAGAAAAGGCGACTTCGCTTCATAGCAGAAATGGCCCGGAAGATCCGGGCGTACCGAGAGCTCAAGTCCCGGCCGCGGGAGTCCCAGAAGTACGCCCTGGACTATGAGACGATGAAGCGGCCTCACACGGGGAAGATGCTACCTGTGCTGGCCTGGCAGGATGTCCGCAGGGAGAGTCGcctcttctctctgctgtcagGCATGAGGATGTTCGGAGTGGGGCGCCTCTTTACCCGCAAGTCCTGGCTGGAGGACCAACCGGAGCCCAGCTACTGGCAGATCACCAAGGTCAAGTTGGACTACACAGCTGAG AACATGGATCATGGCAAAGCATGGGGGATCCTCAACAACAAAG GAAATCAGGAGAGCGAGGTCAAGGAAGTGGACAAGGTGATGTACCACGACTGGCGCCTGGTTCCCAAACACATGGAGCAGCAGTTTAAGGACTTTCAGCCGCTACCTGAGCCGCCTGTGCGCTACGTCCCCTACCCTCCCCTCCTCCGCGCCATGATGCTGGCCCAGCACAAGAAGGCAGTGGGCACGGTAGTGGCCGAGGAGCCGGCGTTGCCTTTAAAGAGGGACGTCCTGCTCAACAAAGACTATTTCCACAAGCGGGAACAAGAGACAGAGGGGACAGCCGTGTGA
- the spsb3a gene encoding SPRY domain-containing SOCS box protein 3a, with amino-acid sequence MSRRSRNSRAWRYVWGGIRRDADARALEEWSYDRLEYSDSDSEADFSAVMVPPVPSAVPVTGESYCGCDSQAETNYNPRLRGFHQVKDCHCGEDDQEFDWAWDANSRSTATLLSCDNRKVNFHSEYSCGTAAIRGSKELAEGQHFWEIKMTSPVYGTDMMVGIGTCDVNLDKYRHTFCSLLGKDADSWGLSYTGLLHHKGDKMNFSSRFGQGSIIGIHLDTWHGTLTFFKNRKCIGVAATELQNKKFYPMACSTAAKSSMKVIRCCSAPTSLLYLCCARLRQLLPDCIDTLDVLPLPPGLRQLLHNKLGWVLSLNSGTTEETPDGPERPSRLPNPPLAGPSSSESDSEGCTSDPEACQRKRCRWT; translated from the exons ATGTCCAGGCGAAGCAGGAACAGTCGTGCATGGCGATACGTTTGGGGTGGGATACGACGGGATGCTGATGCCCGGGCACTTGAAGAATGGAGCTATGATCGCCTAGAG TACAGTGATTCAGACTCTGAGGCGGACTTTTCAGCAGTGATGGTCCCTCCAGTCCCCAGTGCAGTGCCTGTCACCGGAGAGTCCTACTGTGGCTGCGACTCCCAGGCTGAGACCAACTACAACCCTCGTCTGCGAGGTTTTCACCAGGTTAAAGACTGCCACTGTGGAGAGGATGACCAAG AGTTTGACTGGGCTTGGGATGCCAACAGCCGATCGACAGCAACATTGCTGAGCTGCGACAATCGCAAAGTGAACTTCCACTCTGAATACAGCTGTGGCACAGCAGCAATCCGTGGCTCCAAAGAGCTGGCTGAAGGGCAGCACTTCTGGGAGATCAAGATGACGTCCCCAGTGTATGGAACAGACATG ATGGTCGGCATCGGTACTTGTGATGTCAATCTAGACAAATACAGACACACGTTCTGCAGCCTGTTGGGAAAAGATGCAGACAGCTGGGGTCTTTCTTACACGG GCTTGTTGCATCATAAAGGAGACAAGATGAACTTCTCCTCCCGGTTCGGACAAGGGTCCATCATTGGAATCCATCTGGACACGTGGCACGGCACACTCACTTTCTTCAAAAATCGCAAGTGTATAG GTGTTGCTGCCACAGAGCTACAAAATAAGAAGTTTTATCCGATGGCGTGCTCCACAGCAGCGAAGAGCAGCATGAAGGTGATCAGATGCTGTTCCGCGCCCACCTCCCTGCTCTACCTTTGCTGTGCTCGCCTTCGCCAGCTGCTGCCGGACTGTATAGACACCCTAGATGTGTTGCCACTGCCGCCGGGCCTTCgccagttgctccacaacaaactGGGTTGGGTGCTCAGTCTCAATAGTGGCACCACAGAAGAAACCCCAGATGGGCCTGAGCGCCCCTCACGCTTGCCTAACCCCCCCCTGGCCGGACCGTCCTCCTCTGAGAGCGACTCGGAGGGTTGTACGTCCGACCCAGAAGCCTGTCAGAGGAAGAGATGCCGCTGGACGTGA